One Chloroflexota bacterium DNA window includes the following coding sequences:
- the tatB gene encoding Sec-independent protein translocase protein TatB, with amino-acid sequence MTIFGIGPFEFVIILVIALVVVGPERLPEMLFQIGQWISKGRKMISDLRNQARSELGDDYESVEKMARQIRELDPRRQIQELGRSILSDDDRAMIVDLGLDPKTTAAANVIDPTPKPPAARPEIARQARMMLDDDLLDQPLDQALRAPAAEEQTNG; translated from the coding sequence ATGACAATTTTTGGGATTGGCCCGTTTGAATTTGTGATCATCTTGGTGATTGCCCTCGTGGTGGTCGGCCCTGAGCGCTTGCCTGAAATGCTGTTTCAAATTGGCCAGTGGATCAGCAAAGGCCGTAAAATGATCAGCGATCTGCGCAATCAGGCTCGCAGCGAATTAGGCGATGATTATGAATCGGTCGAAAAAATGGCCCGCCAAATTCGCGAACTCGACCCGCGCCGCCAAATTCAAGAGCTTGGTCGCTCGATTCTCTCCGATGACGATCGGGCGATGATCGTCGATCTTGGCTTAGATCCCAAAACGACGGCGGCGGCCAATGTGATCGACCCAACCCCCAAACCCCCAGCAGCGCGGCCTGAGATTGCCCGCCAAGCACGAATGATGCTCGATGACGATTTGCTTGATCAGCCGCTAGACCAAGCGTTGCGTGCGCCAGCCGCCGAGGAGCAAACCAATGGCTAG
- the tatC gene encoding twin-arginine translocase subunit TatC, whose protein sequence is MARSTTAIDGTMTLLDHLRELRSRLTKVSIAVLIGMFGGFYIVNSTGFIKYVILSFAGEQGVQTTQVAETFTTYLSTALTLGIAAAMPVIIYQLLAFLAPGLTRTERKWIFIGLPLVIFCFLGGLAFGWFVTAPAAIKFLINFGIENTGNLIENKPRLDDFLSILTRLLLINGIVFELPMIMFTLTKLGILNPRKLGRYRRYVVLITVVAAAILTPTGDPANLAFLAVPMYLLFEFGLLLGRLAQPKPAN, encoded by the coding sequence ATGGCTAGATCAACAACCGCGATTGATGGCACCATGACCTTGCTTGACCACTTGCGCGAGTTGCGTTCACGGCTCACCAAGGTCTCGATTGCCGTATTAATTGGTATGTTTGGTGGTTTTTACATTGTCAACAGCACTGGCTTTATTAAATATGTGATTTTGAGCTTTGCTGGCGAGCAGGGCGTACAAACAACTCAAGTTGCCGAAACTTTTACCACCTACCTCAGTACAGCGCTGACGCTGGGCATTGCGGCAGCCATGCCCGTGATTATTTATCAGCTCTTGGCCTTTTTAGCGCCTGGCCTGACCCGGACTGAACGCAAATGGATTTTTATCGGTTTGCCTTTGGTGATTTTCTGCTTTTTGGGTGGCTTAGCCTTTGGTTGGTTTGTAACAGCTCCAGCCGCAATTAAATTTTTGATCAACTTTGGCATCGAAAATACTGGTAATTTGATTGAAAATAAGCCGCGCCTCGATGATTTTCTTTCGATTCTGACCCGCCTACTGCTGATCAATGGGATTGTGTTTGAATTGCCGATGATCATGTTTACCCTGACCAAACTTGGCATTTTGAATCCACGTAAGCTCGGGCGCTATCGCCGCTATGTTGTGCTGATCACGGTGGTTGCTGCGGCAATTCTGACCCCAACTGGCGACCCTGCCAATTTGGCCTTTTTGGCGGTTCCCATGTATCTCTTGTTTGAATTTGGCTTGTTGCTGGGGCGTTTGGCTCAGCCCAAGCCCGCAAATTAA
- a CDS encoding type I restriction-modification system subunit M, with the protein MTSIQQQRAALYRQIWQIANDVRGSVDGWDFKQYVLGTLFYRFISENFASHMEGGDASVNYAELADAVITPEIKDDAIKTKGYFIYPSQLFENIAKAANTNQQLNTDLAAIFGAIESSALGYASEADIKGLFADFDTTSNRLGNTVKDKNQRLAAVIKGVAGLDFGDFVGSQIDLFGDAYEYLISNYAANAGKSGGEFFTPQHVSKLIAKLAMHQQTSVNKIYDPAAGSGSLLLQAKKHFDDHIIEDGFWGQEINHTTYNLARMNMFLHNINYDKFNIQLGNTLIDPRFLGDKPFDAIVSNPPYSVKWIGSDDPTLINDDRFAPAGVLAPKSKADFAFVLHALSYLSSKGRAAIVCFPGIFYRGGAEQKIRQYLIDNNFVETVIALAPNLFYGTTIAVTILVLSKHKTDTSTQFIDASGLYKKETNNNTLTEVHIEQIMQAFDSKANIEHFAQSVAYATIAANDYNLSVSSYVEAQDTREVVDIAQLNANLKITVARIDQLRKEIDAIVAEIESAEVEA; encoded by the coding sequence ATGACAAGCATCCAACAACAACGCGCCGCACTCTATCGCCAAATCTGGCAGATTGCCAATGATGTCCGTGGCTCTGTCGATGGCTGGGATTTTAAGCAATATGTGCTGGGCACGCTGTTTTATCGCTTTATCAGCGAAAACTTCGCCAGCCACATGGAAGGCGGCGACGCGAGTGTCAATTACGCTGAGCTTGCTGATGCGGTCATTACTCCCGAGATCAAAGACGATGCGATCAAAACCAAGGGCTACTTTATTTACCCAAGCCAATTGTTTGAAAATATCGCCAAAGCTGCCAATACCAACCAACAGTTAAATACCGATCTTGCCGCGATCTTTGGCGCGATTGAAAGTTCGGCTCTCGGCTACGCTTCCGAGGCCGATATCAAAGGCCTGTTTGCCGATTTTGATACGACCAGCAATCGCCTCGGCAATACCGTCAAGGACAAAAACCAGCGTTTGGCCGCCGTGATCAAAGGGGTCGCTGGGCTGGATTTTGGTGATTTTGTCGGTAGTCAGATCGATTTGTTTGGCGATGCTTATGAGTATTTGATCTCGAATTATGCCGCGAATGCTGGTAAATCTGGCGGCGAGTTTTTCACCCCGCAACATGTCTCCAAGTTGATTGCCAAGCTGGCCATGCACCAGCAAACCAGCGTCAATAAAATCTATGATCCCGCTGCTGGCTCCGGTTCGCTGCTGCTGCAAGCCAAAAAACACTTCGACGACCATATTATTGAAGATGGCTTTTGGGGTCAGGAGATCAACCACACCACCTACAACCTTGCCCGCATGAACATGTTTTTGCACAACATCAACTACGATAAGTTCAATATCCAGTTGGGCAATACCCTGATCGACCCGCGCTTTCTTGGTGATAAACCCTTTGATGCGATCGTTTCCAATCCGCCCTACTCGGTCAAGTGGATCGGCTCCGATGATCCGACCTTGATCAACGATGATCGTTTTGCCCCAGCTGGAGTCTTAGCGCCCAAATCTAAAGCCGATTTTGCCTTTGTTTTGCATGCGCTCAGTTATCTTTCCAGTAAAGGCCGCGCCGCGATTGTCTGCTTCCCGGGGATTTTTTACCGTGGCGGCGCTGAGCAGAAAATCCGCCAATATTTGATTGATAATAACTTCGTGGAAACGGTGATTGCGCTCGCGCCCAACCTATTTTATGGGACGACGATTGCCGTGACGATTCTGGTGCTCTCCAAACATAAAACTGACACCAGCACCCAGTTTATTGATGCCAGCGGCTTATATAAAAAAGAAACTAATAACAACACGCTCACCGAAGTCCATATCGAGCAGATTATGCAGGCCTTTGATAGCAAGGCCAATATCGAGCACTTCGCGCAATCGGTGGCCTATGCAACCATCGCCGCCAACGACTACAATCTATCAGTTAGCAGCTATGTCGAAGCCCAAGACACTCGCGAAGTGGTGGATATTGCTCAGCTCAATGCCAATTTAAAAATTACGGTTGCCAGAATTGACCAACTGCGCAAAGAGATTGATGCGATTGTTGCTGAAATAGAATCTGCAGAGGTTGAGGCATGA
- a CDS encoding restriction endonuclease subunit S, producing the protein MSYLEKLLDGVEVEWLPLGEVSIKISSGGTPTTGIAEYYGGSIPWLRTQEVDFGEIWDTGVKITEAGLKNSSAKLIPENCVIVAMYGATVGKIGINKIPMATNQACANIQLDENIANYRYVFHFLSNQYEYIKSLGAGSQTNINAGIVKKLQIPIPCPENPKKSRQIQSKIVTILDGFAELTAELTAELTARKKQYAYYREQLLSFEDGEVEWKPLGEIGEFIRGKRFTKADYVEDGGIKVIHYGEIYTQYGVSTSHALSQVRAEMAESLRYAEPGDVVVTDVGETVEDVGKAVAWLGAEKVAIHDHCYAFRHAMNPKFVSYCMQTASFIDEKAKYVARTKVNTLLIKGFAKIQIPVPPLAEQARIVAILDKFDTLTNSISEGLPREIALRQQQYAYYRDLLFSFPKPAEA; encoded by the coding sequence ATGAGCTATTTAGAAAAACTGCTGGATGGGGTTGAGGTGGAGTGGTTGCCACTGGGGGAAGTTTCAATAAAGATTTCTTCTGGTGGTACGCCCACAACTGGTATTGCTGAATACTATGGCGGCTCTATTCCTTGGTTGCGGACTCAGGAAGTTGATTTTGGTGAAATTTGGGATACGGGCGTAAAAATTACCGAAGCAGGATTAAAAAATTCCAGTGCAAAATTGATCCCTGAAAACTGTGTAATTGTTGCAATGTATGGGGCAACTGTTGGGAAAATTGGTATTAATAAAATCCCTATGGCTACTAATCAGGCCTGTGCGAATATTCAACTTGATGAAAATATCGCAAATTACCGTTACGTATTTCATTTCCTGTCTAACCAATATGAATATATCAAATCACTTGGGGCCGGTTCTCAGACAAATATCAATGCAGGGATTGTAAAAAAACTCCAAATCCCCATCCCATGCCCTGAAAATCCAAAAAAATCGCGGCAAATCCAGTCCAAAATCGTTACGATTTTGGACGGCTTTGCCGAGCTGACCGCCGAGCTGACCGCCGAGCTGACCGCCCGTAAAAAACAATATGCCTATTACCGTGAACAATTGTTGAGTTTTGAGGATGGCGAAGTGGAATGGAAACCATTGGGGGAGATTGGCGAATTTATTCGCGGCAAACGATTTACTAAAGCTGACTATGTGGAAGACGGCGGTATCAAGGTCATCCATTACGGTGAAATCTACACCCAATATGGTGTTTCAACTAGCCATGCTCTATCGCAGGTTCGCGCTGAAATGGCAGAGTCACTGCGCTATGCTGAACCTGGTGACGTTGTCGTAACTGATGTTGGCGAAACCGTTGAGGATGTTGGTAAAGCTGTGGCATGGCTTGGCGCTGAAAAAGTCGCAATTCACGACCACTGTTATGCCTTCCGCCACGCCATGAATCCGAAATTTGTTTCCTATTGCATGCAAACAGCTTCATTCATTGATGAGAAGGCGAAATATGTCGCCCGAACGAAAGTCAACACGCTGTTAATTAAAGGCTTCGCAAAAATCCAAATCCCTGTTCCCCCTCTTGCCGAGCAAGCCCGTATCGTTGCCATTCTCGATAAATTCGATACCCTGACCAACTCGATCAGCGAAGGCTTGCCGCGCGAAATCGCCTTGCGCCAGCAGCAATACGCATACTACCGCGATCTGCTGTTCAGCTTTCCCAAGCCAGCTGAAGCCTAG
- a CDS encoding type I restriction endonuclease subunit R, giving the protein MTDYTTIAESNNFIVLDHYTKQLRLAESYQSEDALEREFIKDLRAQGYEYLATLTTPQALLANLREQLQTLNNVQFSEAEWLRFVETYLDKPSDGIIEKTRKIHDDYIHDFVFDDGRIQNIYLLDKQTLARNKVQVIKQFEQTGSYANRYDVTILVNGLPLVHVELKKRGVAIREAFNQIHRYSKESFNTEHSLFQYVQVFVISNGTDTRYFANTVTRNKNSFDFTMNWAKADNSPIKDLKDFTATFFQKNTLLHVVLKYSVFDVNNTLLIMRPYQIAATERILRKINSSYQAKTWSNTESGGYIWHTTGSGKTLTSFKAARLATELSFIDKVFFVVDRKDLDYQTMKEYQRFSPESVNGSESTAGLKRNLEQDDNKIIVTTIQKLNNLMKAEGDLAIYHKQVVFIFDECHRSQFGEAQKNLKKKFKKFYQFGFTGTPIFPQNALGADTTASVFGRELHAYVITDAIRDEKVLKFKVDYNDVRPQFTALESETDEQKLNAAEHKAALLHPARIREISRYILNIFRQKTHRLQAGSKGFNAMFAVSSIEAAKAYYQALNRIQNDAEQAKNPPLKIATIFSFAANEEQDAIGEILDESFDVAAMNPSAKEFLSAAIADYNAFFTTNFSVDSNGFQNYYRDLAKRVIAREIDLLIVVGMFLTGFDAPTLNTLFVDKNLRYHGLMQAYSRTNRIYDATKTFGNIVTFRDLEQATIDAITLFGDKNTKNVVLEKSYKEYMQGFTDLVTGDARRGFIEVVRELEQRFPEPDAIFLEKDKKDFVKLFGEYLRVENILQNYDEFASLKALQRLDLSDPQAVTDFKAEHYLSDADLSALQAIPIPSERTIQDYRSTYNDIRDWLRREKSAEEQQKSTIDWNDVVFEVDLLKSQEITLDYILELVFEQHKKNKSKGELIEDVRRLIRASLGNRAKESLIVDFINQTNLDAIGDKATIIDEFFTFAQAEQTREAANLIQSEGLNEAAAKRYILASLKREYASENGTDLNATLPTMSPLNPQYQSKKQRVFQQISAFVEKFKGVGGQI; this is encoded by the coding sequence ATGACAGACTATACAACGATCGCCGAATCAAACAACTTTATTGTGCTCGATCACTATACCAAGCAATTGCGGCTGGCCGAAAGCTACCAGAGCGAAGATGCCTTGGAGCGCGAGTTTATTAAGGATTTGCGAGCTCAGGGCTATGAGTATCTGGCGACATTAACCACCCCGCAAGCGCTATTGGCCAATCTGCGTGAGCAATTGCAAACCCTGAATAACGTGCAATTTTCCGAGGCCGAGTGGCTGCGCTTTGTTGAAACCTATCTGGATAAACCCAGCGACGGCATTATCGAAAAAACTCGCAAAATTCACGACGACTACATTCACGACTTTGTATTTGACGATGGGCGGATTCAAAACATCTATTTGCTCGATAAGCAGACCCTTGCCCGCAACAAAGTCCAAGTGATCAAACAATTTGAACAAACTGGCAGCTACGCCAATCGCTACGATGTAACGATTTTGGTCAATGGCTTGCCCTTGGTGCACGTTGAGTTGAAAAAACGCGGCGTGGCGATTCGCGAAGCCTTCAACCAAATTCACCGTTATAGCAAAGAAAGCTTCAATACTGAGCACTCGCTATTCCAATATGTGCAAGTATTCGTGATTTCCAACGGCACCGACACCCGCTACTTTGCCAATACCGTGACCCGCAATAAAAATAGTTTTGATTTCACCATGAATTGGGCCAAAGCCGATAACAGCCCGATCAAAGATCTCAAAGATTTTACCGCCACCTTTTTTCAGAAAAACACCTTGCTGCATGTGGTGCTCAAGTATTCAGTGTTTGATGTGAACAACACCCTGCTGATTATGCGGCCCTATCAAATCGCCGCCACCGAACGGATTCTGCGCAAAATCAATAGCTCGTATCAGGCCAAAACATGGAGCAACACCGAAAGCGGCGGCTACATCTGGCATACTACTGGCTCCGGCAAGACCCTCACCAGTTTCAAAGCGGCACGACTGGCCACCGAACTTAGCTTCATCGACAAAGTATTTTTTGTGGTTGATCGCAAAGACCTCGATTACCAAACCATGAAAGAGTATCAGCGTTTTTCGCCGGAGAGTGTCAACGGCTCTGAAAGCACCGCCGGACTCAAGCGCAATTTGGAGCAAGACGATAACAAAATCATTGTTACCACCATCCAAAAGCTCAACAACCTGATGAAAGCAGAAGGCGATCTTGCGATCTACCATAAGCAGGTGGTTTTTATTTTTGATGAATGTCATCGTAGCCAGTTTGGCGAAGCGCAGAAAAATCTCAAGAAAAAATTCAAAAAGTTCTATCAATTTGGCTTTACGGGTACGCCGATCTTTCCGCAAAACGCCTTGGGTGCTGATACCACCGCCAGCGTGTTTGGCCGTGAATTGCATGCCTATGTCATCACCGATGCCATTCGCGATGAAAAAGTGCTGAAATTCAAGGTCGATTACAACGATGTACGTCCGCAGTTCACGGCGCTCGAAAGCGAAACCGACGAGCAAAAACTCAACGCCGCCGAACACAAAGCGGCATTGCTGCACCCAGCGCGGATTCGCGAAATCTCGCGTTATATTCTGAATATCTTTCGTCAAAAAACGCATCGACTGCAAGCGGGCAGCAAAGGCTTTAATGCCATGTTTGCCGTCAGCAGCATCGAGGCCGCCAAAGCCTACTACCAAGCGCTGAATCGCATTCAGAATGACGCTGAGCAGGCCAAAAATCCGCCGCTCAAAATCGCGACAATCTTCTCATTCGCCGCCAATGAAGAGCAAGATGCGATTGGCGAAATTCTCGACGAAAGTTTTGATGTAGCAGCGATGAACCCCAGCGCCAAAGAATTTCTAAGCGCCGCCATCGCCGACTACAATGCATTCTTTACAACCAATTTCAGTGTCGATAGCAACGGCTTCCAAAATTATTACCGCGACCTTGCCAAGCGAGTGATCGCCAGAGAAATCGACCTGCTGATTGTCGTGGGAATGTTTTTAACTGGCTTTGATGCGCCGACCCTCAACACCCTGTTTGTCGATAAAAACTTGCGCTATCACGGCTTGATGCAGGCCTATTCGCGCACCAACCGCATCTACGATGCCACCAAAACCTTTGGCAATATCGTTACCTTTCGTGATCTAGAGCAAGCGACGATTGATGCGATTACCTTGTTTGGTGATAAAAACACCAAAAACGTGGTGCTTGAAAAAAGCTACAAGGAATATATGCAAGGCTTCACCGATCTAGTCACTGGTGACGCACGGCGTGGTTTTATCGAGGTGGTTAGGGAGTTAGAACAGCGTTTTCCTGAGCCTGATGCGATTTTTCTCGAAAAAGACAAAAAAGACTTCGTAAAGTTATTTGGTGAATATTTGCGGGTCGAGAATATCCTGCAAAACTACGATGAGTTTGCCAGCCTGAAAGCCTTGCAACGGCTTGATCTCAGCGATCCGCAGGCGGTTACCGATTTCAAGGCTGAGCATTATTTAAGTGACGCTGACCTGAGCGCATTGCAAGCCATCCCCATCCCTAGCGAACGCACAATTCAGGATTACCGATCGACCTATAACGATATTCGTGATTGGCTGCGCCGCGAAAAGTCTGCCGAAGAACAGCAAAAATCCACGATTGATTGGAACGATGTCGTGTTTGAGGTAGACCTGCTTAAATCGCAGGAAATTACGCTTGATTACATCCTTGAGTTGGTTTTTGAGCAACACAAGAAGAACAAAAGCAAAGGCGAATTAATCGAAGATGTGCGCCGCTTGATTCGGGCCAGCCTTGGCAACCGCGCCAAAGAAAGCCTGATTGTTGATTTTATCAACCAAACCAACCTCGACGCGATTGGCGACAAGGCCACGATTATTGACGAATTCTTTACCTTTGCCCAAGCCGAGCAGACCCGTGAAGCCGCAAACTTGATTCAGTCGGAAGGCTTGAACGAAGCTGCGGCCAAGCGCTATATCCTTGCCTCGTTGAAACGCGAATACGCCAGCGAGAACGGCACTGATCTTAACGCGACCCTGCCAACCATGAGTCCGCTTAACCCACAGTACCAAAGCAAAAAACAGCGAGTTTTTCAGCAAATCTCCGCATTTGTTGAAAAATTTAAAGGTGTAGGTGGCCAGATTTAA
- the gltX gene encoding glutamate--tRNA ligase, with protein MSDRPTPARTRFAPSPTGYLHIGSLRTVLFSWLWARHTGGQFLLRIEDTDRKRFVEGAEEQLTSSLQAIGLMWDEGPIVGGPHAPYKQSERLEIYQAHAQALIDKGVAYRSYATADEIAAINAEREARGEPKLLVFRNLPGIDDAAREAAGADYNVRLSLKTTGKTVVQDLVRGEIVFDNAALKMPDPVLLKTDGFPTYALAAMVDDHLMGITHVLRADEWIPTWPIHHQIYEAFGWEQPVWVHVPQVLGSDGKKLSKRHGDTSVTEYIDLGFVPEAIVNYLALIGWSYDDKTEFMTLAELIERFDLNRIRPSGGVFDRDKLLHFNGVYLRNMAPAELAQRVAPYLSKAGLISAEPTAAELAKVTEFLPLVQERIKLLSEAPELLDFFFVDPQGYDPALLVPKKGDPAQTVEVLGQVKASFEAVETWDAPSLDKLLHDFVNQLGLKIPQVFMPIRVAISGRTTSPGLFETLAVLGKAVTLARISTAAAALSSASV; from the coding sequence ATGTCGGATCGTCCAACACCAGCCCGCACGCGCTTTGCGCCAAGTCCGACGGGCTATCTGCATATCGGTAGTTTACGTACCGTGTTATTTAGCTGGTTGTGGGCTCGCCACACTGGCGGCCAATTTTTATTACGGATTGAAGATACCGATCGCAAGCGCTTTGTTGAAGGGGCAGAAGAGCAATTAACCAGTTCGTTGCAAGCGATCGGCCTAATGTGGGATGAAGGTCCAATTGTTGGCGGTCCTCACGCACCCTATAAACAATCGGAACGCTTGGAAATTTACCAAGCTCACGCCCAAGCCTTGATCGATAAAGGTGTGGCCTATCGTTCGTATGCTACTGCCGACGAAATTGCGGCGATCAACGCCGAACGTGAAGCTCGCGGCGAGCCAAAGCTCTTGGTGTTTCGCAATTTGCCAGGCATCGACGATGCTGCTCGGGAAGCCGCAGGCGCTGATTATAACGTGCGGCTAAGCCTGAAAACCACGGGTAAAACGGTGGTGCAAGACCTTGTGCGCGGCGAAATTGTCTTTGATAATGCTGCCTTGAAAATGCCCGACCCAGTGTTGTTGAAAACCGATGGCTTCCCAACTTATGCCCTCGCTGCCATGGTCGATGATCACTTGATGGGGATCACCCATGTGCTGCGGGCTGATGAGTGGATTCCAACTTGGCCAATTCATCATCAAATTTACGAGGCCTTCGGTTGGGAGCAACCTGTTTGGGTGCATGTGCCGCAAGTCTTGGGCAGCGATGGTAAGAAGCTTTCCAAACGCCACGGCGATACCTCGGTCACCGAGTATATCGATTTAGGCTTTGTGCCCGAAGCCATTGTCAATTATTTGGCCCTGATCGGCTGGTCATACGATGATAAAACTGAGTTTATGACCCTTGCAGAGTTGATCGAGCGCTTTGACCTGAATCGGATTCGGCCATCGGGCGGGGTGTTTGATCGCGATAAGCTTTTGCATTTCAATGGGGTTTATCTGCGCAACATGGCTCCAGCCGAGTTGGCGCAACGAGTCGCACCCTATCTCAGCAAGGCAGGCTTGATCAGTGCCGAGCCAACTGCCGCCGAATTGGCCAAAGTTACCGAATTTTTGCCCTTAGTGCAAGAACGAATCAAATTACTAAGCGAAGCGCCTGAATTGCTCGATTTCTTCTTTGTAGACCCCCAAGGCTACGACCCAGCCTTGCTTGTGCCAAAGAAGGGCGATCCGGCGCAAACGGTTGAGGTACTGGGCCAAGTCAAAGCCAGTTTTGAGGCTGTCGAAACCTGGGATGCGCCCAGTTTAGACAAGCTCTTGCATGATTTTGTCAATCAACTTGGGCTGAAAATTCCCCAAGTGTTTATGCCTATTCGCGTTGCCATCAGTGGGCGCACTACCTCGCCAGGCCTATTCGAAACCTTGGCGGTTTTAGGTAAAGCTGTGACGCTCGCCCGAATCAGCACTGCTGCTGCGGCGCTTTCCTCTGCCTCTGTATAG
- a CDS encoding cupredoxin domain-containing protein gives MPIRRWTRPLAGVLLASSLVACGGTADDNVGVFKGVPDVVVAGSVSNDLTIDSAEGGTLAFAKTELTAGTGEIKVTFNNKGAVPHNWVLVSPGEEDKTVTDASTDANFEAKNALAHTPTINGGESNQVTFNIAEAGTYSFICTYPGHYAGGMKGTFKVVAAGGGAAPAGGGAGLTVNSGDAANMTFVETELSANAGEVTVSFNNAGTLPHNLAIVKPGEEQKAVDSAVANAPDFMPSADTVLGTTKTINGGETASVTANLEPGTYSYICAYPGHYASGMKGTLTVK, from the coding sequence ATGCCTATTCGGCGCTGGACACGTCCGCTAGCGGGCGTTTTATTGGCAAGCAGCTTGGTTGCTTGCGGTGGTACTGCTGATGACAACGTGGGGGTGTTTAAAGGTGTCCCCGATGTGGTTGTTGCTGGCTCAGTAAGCAATGATTTGACAATTGACAGTGCCGAAGGTGGTACTTTGGCGTTTGCCAAAACCGAGTTAACCGCTGGTACGGGCGAAATCAAAGTAACCTTTAACAATAAGGGTGCTGTGCCGCATAACTGGGTTTTGGTTAGCCCAGGCGAAGAAGATAAAACCGTGACCGATGCTTCAACTGATGCAAACTTTGAAGCCAAAAATGCCTTGGCCCATACCCCAACAATCAATGGCGGTGAAAGCAACCAAGTGACATTTAATATCGCTGAAGCTGGAACCTACAGTTTTATTTGTACCTATCCTGGCCACTATGCTGGTGGCATGAAGGGTACATTTAAGGTTGTTGCTGCTGGTGGCGGGGCTGCACCTGCTGGCGGCGGGGCTGGCCTTACCGTTAATAGCGGCGATGCTGCTAACATGACCTTCGTCGAAACCGAATTGAGCGCCAATGCTGGCGAAGTCACGGTTAGTTTCAATAATGCTGGTACGTTGCCCCACAACCTCGCGATTGTTAAGCCAGGCGAGGAGCAAAAGGCTGTTGATTCAGCTGTGGCTAACGCCCCTGATTTTATGCCAAGTGCCGATACAGTTCTTGGTACGACTAAAACCATCAATGGTGGTGAAACCGCCAGCGTGACTGCAAACCTAGAACCTGGCACCTATAGCTATATCTGTGCCTATCCTGGCCACTATGCTAGCGGCATGAAGGGTACACTCACTGTCAAATAA
- a CDS encoding glycosyltransferase family 2 protein: MLQPTPTNVQTASGQVPELSVIIPCFNEQKRIIPTINTIIDYLNSLGRSWELIVSDDGSSDQTLSLVEAQRYPNLTIIKSTRNHGKGHAVRAGIIAAKGNFILFTDADNATPITELDNMLPLLELGSYDIAIGSRAKQLLQTKQRSLGRCVMSAGLRLIVEHGLKLKIHDTQCGFKLFHRTVAKHLAQVQTINGFAFDLELLVIADIFGYQTIEIPVDWVDVAGSKVHPIRDAYQFLRDIMSIQINHWRGRYPSSLPAKPKSKSQHSNHWFA; encoded by the coding sequence ATGCTTCAGCCAACGCCAACCAACGTCCAAACAGCCAGCGGGCAAGTCCCCGAACTTTCAGTGATTATCCCCTGTTTCAACGAACAAAAACGCATCATTCCAACGATCAATACAATCATCGACTACTTGAATAGCCTAGGTCGCTCGTGGGAATTAATCGTCAGCGATGATGGCTCCAGCGATCAAACGCTCAGTTTAGTTGAAGCTCAGCGCTACCCCAACCTCACTATCATCAAGAGCACGCGTAACCATGGCAAAGGGCATGCGGTTCGGGCAGGCATTATCGCCGCTAAAGGTAATTTTATTTTATTCACCGATGCTGACAACGCTACACCAATTACCGAGCTGGATAACATGCTGCCGTTGTTGGAGTTAGGTAGTTATGACATCGCGATTGGTTCACGCGCCAAGCAATTGCTCCAAACCAAACAACGCAGTTTAGGCCGCTGTGTGATGAGTGCCGGGCTACGACTGATCGTCGAACATGGGCTAAAATTGAAGATTCACGATACCCAGTGTGGATTCAAACTGTTTCATCGCACGGTTGCCAAGCATCTTGCCCAAGTCCAAACGATCAATGGTTTTGCCTTCGATCTCGAATTATTGGTGATTGCCGATATTTTTGGCTATCAAACGATTGAAATCCCGGTTGATTGGGTTGATGTGGCTGGCTCAAAAGTCCATCCAATTCGCGATGCGTATCAATTTCTACGTGATATTATGTCGATTCAAATCAATCATTGGCGCGGGCGGTACCCAAGTTCACTGCCGGCAAAACCTAAATCCAAATCGCAGCATTCTAACCATTGGTTTGCCTAA